The DNA window AACCAAACCTAATTTAACCATCTCCATTGTCTTAGCGATACGCTGGATTCAAAAATCTTATAATTTTCTATAAATGCATTCTTGTTTCTTCCAAATTAGAAACAATTTATACGCAACGGCTTTGTATATTTTTTCCCCGTCTTGTGATGAAGAATTTCCCAATTATTTTCctgagaatgtttttttttaaagaggtgCCTACCCAAACAACGTTCTCTTTGAAAGTGGTACGCAATGCAAGAGGCATGAGGATTGCAAAACATACTCAGCTTCAACTTGTGAAGAAGCGACGGGTTTGTGTAAATATACTGGACCGGTGCCAATTCCAGGTTTGCTGATCCTGTCGCTGAAAATCCatctgaaataaataagataaatactTTTGCAGGAGGTGGTACAAACACGATGTGCCGGGGAAACGATGCAATGACTGATGAAGCAAGGAATTATGTCCTAGATGTTCATAATTCTAAAAGGTACGTAACTTGAATGTAAAGACTTGCACGGTAGAGCAATTAGTGTCACAATGTGGAATATtctggaaaggaaaaggaaaaaaatgaaggtaaGACTCCAATTTTGGACCTATTAGCAATCCACCCTCTTTCAACGCCAATAATGATCCGTTAAATCCAGAGCTATGTAAAAATCgtctaataatataataataaatgataacagATAAATTCATTTTCCATTCTCAGTTCCTTAACAGAAAATTAAATCATAAGTGATCAGAATCAGAACCCCAACACGGATTTTTTAGAAGTCTTCTAGCAAGGGGTGAGATAACCAACGGCAAGAATTCCCATTATAAACTACCTACTTCTTCGTTTATGCCAAGAATGGTACGAAATCGGatatttttcgtcttttgtCCCATGAAATTCGAATTGTTTCGGTTATATGCAGATCTATGACTGTACTACTGAGGCAGAAGCGATAAAATATGCGAGGACATGCTCATTCACGAAATCACccgaaaatgagagaaaaggCTATGGAGAAAACGTGTTCACATTCCCTACTCCAAACACGGACCCAGTACCTGCTTTTGAAGCTGTATGCTCgttacttttctttatttttcaatcccAGTCAATTATTCTGCACCTATGAGGTCCGTATTTCTTATCTCGAaatcaaaattacaaaaatacagTTAAAAACAACTTTTCAAGGCAACGGAATGCTGGTGGACGCAAATATTTGCCGCTAGGATTAACGATGACATGAAATTTGTGAGGAAATTTAATGAGAAAGCTATCGATCAAAGAGGTTTCACTCAGGTACACGACATTTTTAATAAATTACCTATTTTCTCGTTGATTTGCTCAGAGAGAGGTGTACCAAAAACGAATGTGAAGTGGAAGatggaaaatatggaaacTCTCTTGAAAACCtgtttgaaaattcatttttatacgCTTTTTTACAGATGGCCTGGGCAAGAAGTGTGAAACTTGGCTGCGCACTACAGACCTGCTCTCAGTCTTCCTTCGTTGTTTGTCGCTACAGCCCTGCGTAGGTTCCACGTTATCGACAACTTCTGTTTTTGTCCAGAAAAGCTGTAGggtataaaaaaaactttacagAGGCAATATTGTCAATGAACAAATATACGTACCTGGTAGGGTATGCGAAGGATGCCTGGCAGCTTGCATCGACTACGACGGGCTgtgcaatttttcttaatgatTTGCAATGAAATACTTTTATGTATAA is part of the Necator americanus strain Aroian chromosome V, whole genome shotgun sequence genome and encodes:
- a CDS encoding hypothetical protein (NECATOR_CHRV.G21204.T1), producing MDFTVKEHFLLLLFGISGVLAGDICDAEKFPDLTEQERKAFLNYHNKLRKEVAQGKAENYMGKLPSASNMYKLKYDCNMEKELKTELDKCNGRITFTNGYGQNNAKYSNAAFLGIQKIDQLKVALESWHNPVRYYGIRNSDNIYDDGRLYTFANMVYSKTTRFGCAYVRCDNVAYISCIYNLIGAYPNNVLFESGTQCKRHEDCKTYSASTCEEATGLCKYTGPVPIPGGGTNTMCRGNDAMTDEARNYVLDVHNSKRSLLARGEITNGKNSHYKLPTSSFMPRMIYDCTTEAEAIKYARTCSFTKSPENERKGYGENVFTFPTPNTDPVPAFEAATECWWTQIFAARINDDMKFVRKFNEKAIDQRGFTQMAWARSVKLGCALQTCSQSSFVVCRYSPAGNIVNEQIYVPGRVCEGCLAACIDYDGLCNFS